In Armatimonadota bacterium, a single genomic region encodes these proteins:
- a CDS encoding glycosyltransferase — translation MALVLFGMYGFLVAVAAGNLLFMRRPKVPSRVCFEVMIPARNEEDNLPMVLPPLLASGVKVTVLNDDSSDETGAVAARLGATVISSEGPLPTGWTGKNNACHHLAQQAKADWVVFLDADTRPLEGFAEQLSGHLLTTDAEVVSGFPRMLPGAGLEPAYLGWVTWILLATNPFGLVAMTGKGHNRFTNGQFVAWRRSTLFELQPFEQVKGEILEDVKIGRLLAKRGRKVDVLNLSRILEVQMYRTLPEAFRGMCKNSADIAGHPLASLFLALFLLFIAWGWVLGGVGCYALLVLSKALADRITRFTPWTALLIPLTITGAAVTILVSLVQKKKGLRTWKGRTYT, via the coding sequence ATGGCGCTTGTCTTGTTTGGTATGTACGGCTTCCTCGTTGCAGTGGCGGCTGGAAACCTGCTCTTCATGCGCCGGCCGAAGGTGCCCTCGCGCGTTTGTTTCGAGGTGATGATTCCTGCTCGCAACGAAGAAGACAACTTGCCTATGGTGCTTCCTCCACTATTGGCAAGCGGAGTCAAGGTGACTGTCCTCAACGACGACAGCTCCGACGAAACTGGGGCGGTGGCGGCTCGGCTCGGGGCTACGGTGATTTCGTCAGAAGGACCGCTTCCGACGGGCTGGACGGGAAAAAACAATGCCTGTCACCACCTTGCTCAGCAGGCTAAGGCCGATTGGGTCGTGTTTCTCGATGCGGACACTCGCCCTCTGGAGGGTTTTGCCGAGCAGCTTTCCGGCCATCTTCTCACGACCGATGCCGAGGTGGTATCTGGATTCCCTCGGATGCTGCCCGGGGCTGGACTCGAACCTGCGTATCTCGGCTGGGTGACCTGGATCTTGCTCGCCACTAACCCGTTTGGGTTAGTGGCGATGACCGGCAAAGGGCACAACCGCTTCACAAATGGCCAATTTGTCGCCTGGCGAAGATCGACTCTCTTCGAATTGCAGCCGTTTGAACAGGTGAAAGGAGAGATTCTGGAAGACGTGAAGATCGGTCGGCTCCTTGCCAAGCGCGGGCGAAAGGTTGATGTTTTAAACCTCTCCAGAATTCTCGAAGTGCAGATGTACCGGACGTTGCCCGAGGCGTTTCGGGGGATGTGTAAGAACTCGGCAGACATTGCCGGGCACCCCTTAGCATCGCTTTTCCTAGCTCTCTTTTTGCTCTTCATCGCTTGGGGCTGGGTGCTCGGAGGAGTTGGCTGCTATGCCCTCCTCGTGCTCAGCAAGGCACTCGCCGACCGAATCACCAGGTTCACGCCGTGGACCGCGTTGTTGATACCGCTGACGATCACCGGCGCGGCGGTGACGATTCTGGTTTCCCTGGTGCAAAAGAAGAAAGGACTTCGAACCTGGAAAGGACGAACCTACACTTAG
- a CDS encoding carotenoid biosynthesis protein, with translation MSVKLELWQARLTKVYIACVLFSCFGVAAQKFLRTDPGPIAPIMSALIMLTGAGSIAISMRSWRSVGWVIAIGAIAEIVGLFTAFPFGRYEYTDRWVPTVPLGMGHRFPLLLPLAWLMMVGGSFLFVSRFWKDWRLVLGTAILAAAIDIPMERAMTDVLGYWKWIPPGPLYGAPILNTVGWVFVGGLAAIGLRQVAAVSGSSRLVLPFFCGFVAWNGFITGFDPAWLSLLAFSVWLGLPQKQNIIGE, from the coding sequence ATGAGCGTGAAATTGGAACTTTGGCAAGCGAGGTTAACAAAGGTGTATATCGCCTGCGTGCTGTTCTCCTGCTTCGGAGTCGCGGCCCAGAAGTTCCTGAGGACCGACCCAGGTCCGATAGCTCCAATCATGAGCGCGCTGATCATGCTCACCGGGGCAGGTTCTATTGCAATTTCCATGAGGTCTTGGCGGTCTGTGGGTTGGGTGATTGCCATAGGAGCCATTGCCGAGATCGTCGGATTGTTTACCGCATTTCCGTTTGGGCGTTATGAGTATACAGATCGCTGGGTTCCGACCGTACCGCTAGGAATGGGACACCGCTTCCCGCTACTGCTTCCCCTGGCTTGGTTGATGATGGTCGGCGGGAGCTTCCTGTTCGTTTCTCGATTTTGGAAGGATTGGCGACTGGTCTTGGGAACTGCGATTCTAGCTGCTGCGATAGACATTCCGATGGAGCGCGCGATGACCGATGTACTGGGCTATTGGAAGTGGATCCCGCCAGGTCCGCTTTACGGGGCCCCAATTTTGAACACGGTCGGTTGGGTTTTTGTGGGTGGATTGGCCGCAATCGGGCTTCGCCAAGTTGCGGCGGTGTCGGGATCCTCTCGATTGGTTCTGCCCTTTTTTTGCGGTTTCGTTGCCTGGAACGGATTCATCACGGGGTTTGACCCCGCTTGGTTATCGCTTCTTGCGTTCTCGGTTTGGCTCGGATTGCCACAAAAACAAAACATCATTGGCGAATGA
- a CDS encoding alpha/beta hydrolase, which translates to MLTALLSFAVIAQETIGYDLNKDVAYRVKSSDDYVNEKCKLDLYVPKGKIDFATVVWFHGGGLTGGSKWVPEALRNQGIAVVAAGYRLSPKAKAPAYIEDAAAAVAWTVQNIEKYGGSRTKIFLSGHSAGGYLASMVTLDKRWLKPYGVDPDSFAGLIPFSGQSITHYTIRQERGIPERQPVVDDLAPQYHVRKDAPPILLLSADRNKELYGRYEESAYFWRMFKEVGHPSVELLEFQGYDHGGMPTPGFPILLEFMKKHSKL; encoded by the coding sequence ATGCTAACCGCCTTGCTCTCGTTTGCTGTAATCGCCCAAGAGACAATTGGCTACGATCTCAACAAGGACGTTGCGTATCGGGTCAAGTCGAGCGATGATTACGTCAACGAGAAATGCAAACTTGACCTTTACGTGCCCAAAGGGAAGATAGATTTCGCGACCGTCGTTTGGTTTCACGGTGGCGGGCTGACGGGCGGTTCGAAGTGGGTGCCGGAGGCCCTACGGAATCAGGGGATCGCGGTCGTTGCTGCAGGCTATCGGTTGAGCCCAAAGGCAAAGGCTCCTGCCTATATCGAAGACGCAGCGGCGGCGGTCGCCTGGACGGTTCAAAACATCGAGAAGTACGGCGGCTCGCGAACGAAGATCTTCCTGAGCGGACACTCAGCGGGCGGATATCTGGCGAGTATGGTCACTCTCGATAAGCGCTGGCTCAAGCCTTACGGTGTCGATCCGGATTCCTTTGCCGGGCTGATTCCATTCAGTGGTCAGTCGATCACTCACTACACGATCCGGCAAGAGCGGGGGATTCCGGAGCGCCAGCCGGTTGTCGACGATCTTGCTCCGCAATATCATGTGCGAAAGGATGCGCCGCCAATTCTGCTGCTGTCAGCGGATAGGAACAAGGAGTTGTACGGCCGCTATGAAGAATCTGCTTACTTCTGGCGGATGTTCAAAGAAGTCGGCCACCCGTCAGTCGAACTCCTTGAGTTTCAGGGTTACGACCATGGAGGAATGCCAACCCCCGGGTTTCCAATCTTGCTTGAGTTTATGAAGAAACACTCCAAGCTTTGA
- a CDS encoding glycosidase — protein MRPSEYEVLLHRHPKNPILTAADWPYPIHSVFNPGATTLQDGTTLLLCRVEDRRGMSHLCAARSQNGVDGWVIDSEPTFEPDPENYPEELWGVEDPRITYMYDLEEFMIAYTAFGKSGPGVAIASTKDFKKFERFGLIMQADDKDAALFPRMFNGEFGLIHRPSNESGSHMWLSFSPDLRNWGGHVILLPAHRGSWWDANKIGLSPPPIETDRGWLVMYHGVRHHASGSLYRVGLALFDKANPEICLLRGQPWIFGPEAQYEVTGDVSHVVFPTGYTVGADGDTINVYYGASDTSVCLATGSIKQMLNWLDRNGTEGISTTEPVQPV, from the coding sequence ATGAGACCAAGTGAGTACGAGGTGCTACTCCATCGGCACCCCAAAAACCCGATCCTGACCGCCGCAGACTGGCCTTATCCTATCCACTCAGTGTTCAACCCCGGAGCCACAACTCTGCAAGATGGCACCACGCTGTTGCTCTGCCGAGTCGAAGATCGTCGAGGGATGTCGCACTTATGTGCTGCGAGGTCTCAAAACGGTGTAGACGGCTGGGTGATTGACTCCGAACCGACATTCGAGCCAGATCCAGAAAACTATCCTGAAGAGCTCTGGGGGGTCGAAGACCCGAGGATCACCTACATGTACGACCTCGAAGAATTCATGATCGCGTACACGGCGTTCGGAAAATCCGGCCCAGGTGTCGCCATCGCCTCCACCAAGGACTTCAAGAAATTCGAGCGATTCGGCCTCATTATGCAAGCCGACGACAAAGATGCGGCCCTCTTCCCCCGCATGTTCAACGGCGAATTTGGACTTATCCACCGTCCCTCCAACGAAAGCGGATCACACATGTGGCTTTCGTTTTCGCCCGACCTCCGAAACTGGGGCGGACACGTGATCCTACTTCCTGCCCACCGAGGATCATGGTGGGATGCCAACAAAATCGGCCTTTCACCCCCTCCAATCGAAACGGACCGAGGATGGCTTGTGATGTATCACGGCGTCAGACACCACGCCTCCGGTTCGCTCTATCGGGTGGGACTTGCTCTCTTTGACAAGGCCAATCCCGAGATCTGCCTCCTTCGAGGTCAACCATGGATTTTTGGCCCGGAAGCGCAGTATGAAGTCACCGGCGATGTCAGTCACGTCGTCTTCCCGACCGGGTACACCGTCGGCGCTGATGGCGATACCATCAACGTCTATTACGGTGCTTCCGACACCAGCGTCTGCCTCGCCACGGGAAGTATCAAGCAAATGCTGAACTGGCTCGATCGTAATGGAACCGAAGGGATCAGTACGACTGAACCCGTGCAACCGGTTTAG
- a CDS encoding efflux RND transporter periplasmic adaptor subunit: MRRGTVLGWGLVVLLGGAVGWKYKTKSAAEGAAKSGPPKGARTPVVEVAEAVAGEIVLKLTASGALESPNRVELAPRTSGQIASISVREGDRVSAGQVLVKLDQGTALATLANAKAGLAEAKSRLAQAKIQKSATDSGVAGNLDQQNAVMIAAKNDLNLATQNLRSQVEVAEAAVKVAESRVATAKAAQKSAEATVAREQASLANQKSLVERQQSLFEKGYVSEQDLNNATTQLEVQKRQVEVAVAGADSARQQVKSADADLGSAKASLGQVSRTGQTAISNAEARLNQARGSVKVAQGNRAQTPAFAENIRALAATVAAAEAQVSTAQVAVRETSLRSPVDGVVSLRSADPGALASPGTAVLVIQSDGWLFFRASLAVEQSGRISVGFPVELTLASGEKLNGKVATIAGVADPTNRRVNVLVRVTNNARNLKPGAFGEASFVFKRVSAECIVPKEAIVEGSVAVLGEDNKVALRPVEVGETDGKRVQILAGVKPGEKVVTMTYSRLKDGQEVKVPGAKGSKQDDKKSKGEKR, from the coding sequence ATGCGACGCGGTACTGTCTTAGGTTGGGGGTTGGTTGTTCTGCTGGGCGGAGCGGTTGGCTGGAAGTACAAGACCAAGAGTGCCGCTGAGGGTGCCGCTAAGAGTGGACCTCCAAAGGGTGCGAGGACTCCGGTTGTAGAAGTGGCTGAGGCGGTTGCGGGGGAAATTGTTCTCAAGCTGACAGCATCCGGAGCATTGGAGTCACCCAACCGAGTCGAACTTGCTCCCCGTACTTCTGGTCAGATTGCATCAATTTCCGTCCGGGAAGGCGACCGAGTCTCCGCTGGTCAGGTGCTGGTCAAGTTGGACCAGGGAACAGCGCTCGCGACCCTGGCGAATGCAAAAGCGGGCTTGGCAGAAGCGAAGTCGAGGCTGGCCCAAGCCAAGATCCAAAAGAGTGCGACTGACTCAGGCGTCGCCGGAAACCTCGATCAGCAGAACGCCGTGATGATCGCAGCCAAGAACGATTTGAACCTGGCGACTCAAAACTTGAGGAGTCAGGTTGAGGTCGCCGAGGCGGCGGTCAAGGTCGCGGAATCTCGAGTTGCGACCGCAAAGGCGGCTCAGAAATCAGCCGAAGCAACGGTCGCGCGCGAGCAAGCGTCACTCGCAAACCAGAAGAGCCTTGTTGAGCGACAGCAGTCGCTGTTTGAAAAAGGGTACGTGTCGGAGCAGGATTTGAACAACGCGACAACCCAACTAGAAGTGCAGAAACGACAGGTTGAAGTAGCGGTTGCAGGAGCGGATTCGGCTCGACAGCAAGTGAAATCTGCGGATGCCGACTTGGGTTCGGCGAAAGCGTCTTTGGGCCAAGTGAGTCGAACGGGGCAGACCGCGATCTCGAACGCCGAAGCGAGGCTGAACCAGGCCAGGGGATCGGTCAAGGTGGCCCAAGGAAACCGTGCACAGACTCCCGCTTTTGCCGAGAATATTCGCGCTTTGGCCGCGACGGTTGCGGCAGCGGAAGCTCAAGTTTCTACCGCTCAAGTCGCAGTGAGAGAAACGTCGTTGCGTTCACCAGTAGATGGTGTGGTCTCGTTGCGGAGTGCTGATCCTGGAGCGTTGGCGTCTCCGGGAACGGCGGTCTTGGTGATCCAGTCGGATGGCTGGCTGTTCTTCCGGGCATCGCTTGCGGTCGAGCAATCAGGGCGCATCTCGGTCGGCTTTCCGGTTGAGCTGACGCTAGCGAGCGGCGAGAAGCTCAACGGCAAAGTCGCAACGATCGCCGGCGTTGCCGACCCAACAAATCGCCGGGTGAACGTGCTCGTTCGAGTCACTAACAATGCACGAAACCTCAAACCTGGTGCTTTTGGCGAAGCTTCGTTTGTATTCAAGCGCGTCTCGGCGGAGTGTATCGTCCCGAAGGAAGCCATTGTTGAGGGATCTGTTGCAGTGCTGGGTGAAGACAATAAGGTTGCCCTGCGTCCAGTCGAAGTCGGCGAAACTGACGGGAAACGAGTTCAGATTCTGGCAGGCGTCAAGCCGGGTGAGAAGGTGGTGACGATGACCTATAGCCGCCTCAAAGACGGTCAAGAAGTAAAGGTGCCTGGCGCGAAAGGCTCGAAGCAGGACGATAAGAAGAGTAAGGGCGAAAAGAGATGA
- a CDS encoding efflux RND transporter permease subunit produces MNIGRLAVTRPVAVTMRIAALVLLGFILFLRIPIDLLPKVDIPIVNVNISWPNTSPEVMEVQIARPVEQAVNTIKGLTMVSSNSGLGFTSIRCQFDYGVNIDTAAVDVFQQVQRAQRSFPRDPNISSANIFKFDPSTTPILVFGVSSEKSDLVTLRRRLINEISPLIESAGGVASVSIGGGQDRAIMIDVDPAKLDARGLTIPQVAQRIEQENVSQPAGIVKEGKSQYNLRSVGYFRSVDELRNLPLTNANGQLVRLSEVANVRDASQDITNFIRANGDPAMSIGITRQNSANTVEVARKVKEAITKIETRFPDLKIQLVYDQSSFIEKSILDLQETAIIGAVLAILIITFFLRNLKSTFVVALSIPISMISTFSLLYFCGFTLNTISLSGLALASGLIVDDAIVVLENIYRHIERNRSTAREAAETGTNEILTAVLASTFTVMIVFLPLILLSGQTGQVFTQFALVVIFSIGISLLDATTVVPMLASRMISTQEVLEESHPELRDPSKKRSMMIKLFDWSGQRLEHLDHKYRATLEWALSRRLRVVGIGVVSTLLAVLLWPLVPRELLPPSDSGNIDLRLKLPIGTQVEKTNEVMLKIEKTLREDKVVETVISGAGANVGLRGAGGGAPQEGSATIKLKDDRKEKTADVIKRLQKQFASIPGARVQMNVLDVVQRILGNNSGVSIDVYGQNLDELTDSARTIMAAMSEVPGLQNVDMNVQDALPEVQWQIDRDKAQSLGISFSTVADVIAAATNGRQATFYQENGFQYPIFVQVPQVLRNTTEEIKQLIVLPRAGDRAGVTLGQVATPVFGVAPNQIARQRGQRIITVSGSVLDRPLGEVQDEVKAALAKVQLPPTTSWELGFQQQTQQAEYAGLGLSIFLAVALIYMLLASQFESFIYPLVVLVSVPLCGIGLVLGLFFTDRSFGLTGFIGLLMLVGIVVKNGILLVDYTNQLRASGLDRKEALLTAGQTRLRPILMTTLCAVFGMLPLATGIGSGSEMYVPLATVVIGGLITSTALTLLIVPVVYSLFDDIQMKFQK; encoded by the coding sequence ATGAACATCGGGCGGCTGGCAGTCACCCGTCCGGTTGCGGTCACGATGCGGATCGCAGCGCTCGTTCTGCTCGGCTTCATCCTCTTCCTTCGCATCCCGATTGACCTGTTGCCAAAGGTCGATATTCCGATCGTCAACGTCAACATCAGCTGGCCGAACACGAGCCCGGAGGTGATGGAGGTCCAGATTGCTCGGCCAGTAGAGCAGGCAGTGAATACCATCAAAGGACTGACAATGGTCAGTTCCAACTCGGGTCTCGGGTTCACGAGCATCCGGTGCCAGTTTGACTACGGCGTGAACATCGACACGGCTGCGGTGGATGTCTTTCAGCAGGTTCAACGAGCGCAACGCTCGTTCCCGCGCGATCCGAACATCTCGTCGGCGAACATCTTCAAGTTCGACCCTTCGACAACTCCGATTCTGGTGTTCGGAGTCTCGTCCGAGAAGTCCGATCTTGTCACCTTGCGGAGGCGGCTCATCAACGAGATTTCGCCGCTGATCGAATCAGCGGGTGGCGTTGCATCGGTTTCCATAGGCGGTGGTCAGGATCGCGCAATCATGATCGATGTCGATCCGGCAAAGCTGGATGCACGTGGGCTCACGATCCCGCAAGTCGCCCAACGGATCGAGCAGGAAAACGTCTCGCAACCCGCGGGAATTGTAAAAGAAGGCAAGTCTCAATACAACTTGCGGAGTGTGGGCTATTTTCGTTCTGTTGATGAGCTTCGCAACCTACCGCTCACCAACGCAAACGGCCAACTCGTCCGACTTAGCGAAGTCGCCAATGTGCGCGACGCAAGCCAGGACATCACCAATTTCATCCGCGCGAATGGCGATCCGGCTATGAGCATTGGGATCACGCGCCAGAACAGCGCGAACACGGTCGAAGTTGCCCGGAAGGTCAAAGAGGCGATCACCAAGATCGAAACCCGGTTTCCCGATCTCAAGATTCAATTGGTGTACGACCAGTCGTCGTTCATTGAGAAGTCAATTCTGGATCTGCAGGAGACCGCCATCATCGGAGCCGTCCTCGCGATCCTGATTATCACGTTCTTCTTGCGAAACCTGAAGAGCACTTTCGTTGTCGCGCTGTCGATTCCGATCAGCATGATCTCGACGTTCTCGCTGCTTTACTTCTGCGGCTTCACTCTTAACACGATTTCGCTCAGCGGCTTGGCCCTGGCTTCCGGACTGATCGTCGATGACGCCATCGTGGTGTTGGAAAACATCTACCGGCACATTGAACGGAACCGGTCCACCGCCCGTGAGGCAGCGGAGACCGGAACGAATGAGATATTGACTGCTGTTTTGGCCTCGACCTTTACGGTCATGATTGTGTTTCTCCCGCTGATTTTGCTTAGCGGGCAGACCGGACAGGTTTTCACACAGTTTGCTTTAGTCGTCATCTTCTCGATTGGGATTTCGCTGTTGGATGCGACGACGGTCGTTCCGATGCTCGCTTCGCGCATGATTTCAACGCAAGAGGTGCTGGAGGAATCTCATCCCGAACTTCGTGATCCAAGCAAGAAGCGGTCCATGATGATCAAGCTTTTTGACTGGTCAGGGCAACGTCTCGAGCACCTCGATCACAAGTACCGTGCGACTCTGGAGTGGGCACTTTCTCGCCGGCTGAGAGTCGTCGGTATCGGTGTAGTCTCAACTTTGCTAGCGGTCCTTCTTTGGCCGTTAGTTCCTCGCGAACTGCTTCCACCGTCTGACTCCGGAAACATCGATCTTCGACTCAAACTCCCGATTGGAACCCAGGTCGAAAAAACAAATGAGGTGATGCTCAAGATCGAGAAGACGTTGAGGGAGGACAAGGTCGTCGAAACCGTCATCTCGGGGGCCGGGGCGAACGTCGGGTTACGGGGCGCGGGCGGCGGAGCACCCCAAGAGGGTTCTGCCACGATCAAGCTGAAAGATGACCGGAAAGAGAAGACAGCTGATGTGATCAAGCGGCTCCAAAAGCAATTCGCTAGCATTCCTGGCGCCCGTGTTCAGATGAACGTCCTCGACGTAGTTCAGCGGATTCTGGGCAACAACAGCGGAGTCTCCATCGATGTTTACGGGCAGAATCTTGACGAGCTGACGGACAGTGCGAGGACGATTATGGCGGCGATGTCAGAGGTTCCAGGTTTGCAAAACGTGGACATGAACGTCCAGGACGCGCTTCCGGAGGTGCAGTGGCAGATAGATCGCGACAAGGCACAAAGCCTCGGAATCTCGTTCAGCACAGTAGCGGATGTGATCGCAGCCGCAACCAACGGGCGCCAAGCGACCTTTTACCAAGAGAACGGTTTCCAGTATCCAATCTTCGTGCAAGTCCCTCAGGTTCTCCGCAACACAACGGAGGAGATCAAGCAACTCATCGTTCTTCCTAGGGCAGGTGACCGCGCCGGGGTAACCCTTGGGCAAGTGGCGACTCCGGTCTTTGGGGTCGCCCCGAACCAGATTGCGCGGCAGAGAGGGCAGAGAATCATTACAGTTTCGGGCTCGGTGCTGGACCGCCCCTTGGGTGAAGTTCAGGATGAAGTTAAAGCAGCACTCGCTAAGGTTCAACTTCCGCCGACCACGAGTTGGGAGCTCGGCTTCCAGCAGCAGACTCAGCAGGCCGAGTACGCCGGTCTCGGACTCTCTATTTTCCTGGCGGTCGCGCTGATCTATATGCTGCTTGCATCGCAGTTTGAATCGTTTATTTATCCGCTCGTTGTTCTGGTTTCGGTTCCGCTATGCGGAATCGGGCTGGTTTTGGGCCTGTTCTTCACGGACCGATCGTTCGGTCTCACCGGCTTCATCGGGTTACTGATGCTTGTCGGGATTGTCGTCAAGAATGGAATTTTGCTGGTGGACTATACGAATCAGCTTAGGGCGAGCGGTCTTGACCGCAAAGAAGCTCTGCTCACTGCAGGTCAAACTCGGTTGCGGCCGATTCTGATGACCACGCTCTGCGCAGTTTTCGGGATGCTCCCGCTTGCAACCGGAATCGGTTCAGGCTCAGAAATGTATGTCCCGCTGGCGACGGTTGTCATCGGTGGGTTGATCACTTCGACTGCGCTGACGCTGCTTATTGTCCCCGTTGTCTACTCGCTGTTTGACGACATTCAAATGAAATTCCAAAAGTAA